Within the Calditrichota bacterium genome, the region GGCCAAAGTGCAAAGATACTCGGCATGCACGTCGCGCTGGACGATTTGCGTCGACACGGGGGCAGGGCGAAGGCCCAGCCTCGCGCACACTAACTCCTCGACCCGCGGGTCAAGGTAGGCAAAGGTACCCACCGCACCGGAAATTTTGCCCACCGACACGGCCTCGACCGCCTGTTCCAGGCGGAGCTGCGCCCTGCCGAGCTCGTCGTACCACATGGCCAACTTGAGCCCGAAGGTGATGGGCTCAGCGTGGACTCCATGGGTTCGGCCAATGCACGGGGTGTGCTTGAATTCCAGCGCCCGCTTGCGCACTGCTGCCCGCAAACCTGTCAAGTCCTCCAGGAGGACCTTGCCGGCCTCGCGCATGAGCAGCGCCAGCGAGGTGTCCAGAAGGTCCGAGGAGGTGAGGCCCAGGTGCAGGTAGCGAGCCTCCTCGCCGACATACTCCCCAACGTTTGTGAGGAAGGCTATCACATCGTGCTTGACGGTCTGCTCGATCTCATTGATGCGGGCCACGTCGAACCGCCCTTTGCTGCGGATGGCCTGTGCCGCTGCAGGTGGAATCTGACCCAACTCGGCCATGACCTCGCAGACCACCGTCTCCACTTCCAGCCAGGTGGCGAAGCGGTGTTCGTCGCTCCAGATGGCGCCCATGCGCGGGCGGGTGTAGCGGGCAATCATTCACGCCTCCTTGTCAGCGCGGCGGCCGCTCGAGTCTCACCTCGGCATCAAAAGTCCGGCCTTGGCGGTAGACCTTCAGGCGCAGCTTGTCACCGGGGCGGAGGTCCTGTTCGCTGATTAGCGACATGATTTGGTCTGGGGTTCGCACCGCCTTGCCGTTCACCTCCAGGATGACGTCTCCTGGTTTGAGGCCAGCGCGTTCGCCTGGGCTGTTGTTGGCCACATCGGTCACCACCACCCCACGGCGCGCGCCGAGGCCTAACGCGAAGGCGACCATGCTGCTGATTTCGTCCACCTCCAGGCCCGTCCAAAACTCGCGGTCCACGCGCCCCTTGTCGCGCAGCTCGCGCACGATCCTTTTGACCGTATTGACCGGAATGGCGAAGCCGATGCCGATGTTGCCGCTCATGTCACGGCTGCCGGAGATGATCCAGGTGTTCATGCCGATCACTTCGCCGAGGCTGTTCAGCAAGGGTCCGCCACTGTTGCCGCCGTTGATCTGCGCATCGGTCTGGATCATGTCCTGGTACACCCGGCCATTCTGCTCGCCAAAGTCCATGTTGACGTTGGACACGACCCCGACGTTCACACTGGGCTCGGAGTTGATGTTGAAGAGGCCGAAAGGATTGCCCAGGGCGATCACCCACTCGCCGCGGATGACGTCGTCGGAATCGCCCAAGCTCACGGTGGGCAGGTCCTTGCCATCGATCTTCAGCAGCGCGATGTCGGTGATGAAATCGCTGCCCACCACCTGTGCCTTGTACTGCTTGCCGCCCCACAGGGTGACAACGATTTCCACGGCATTGTGTACCACATGCTCGTTGGTGACGATGTAGCCGTCCGGCGAGATGATAAAGCCGGAACCGAGGCTCTGCACCCGCTCCCGGTAGCGGCGCGGATAGAAAAAGTCCCAGAAGGGGTCATCCATGAACAGGCCCCCGCGCTGGTACTCCCGCACCTGAATCACGTTGATGCCTACGACCGCAGGGCTGGCCTTCGCCACTGCCTTGGTGATGGCGTTCTCGCGGGAGGCGGTGATCTGCCACTGGCGGCGCAGCGCTGCCGAGTCGACCTCGCTCGTCACCTGTGCCGCTGTCTGCGCCACCTCCAAAGCGGGCGTAGAATTGCCCATGGAACGCTCCTGCCCACAGTGTGAGACGAGCACCGTGGCGGCGGCAAAGCCGGCCACAAACATTGCAAAACCACGCGCCAACCTGCCCATGGTTGCCTTCTCCTTCTGGCTGGGCAGAGCCCAGGAGAGCCTATTCTTTCGGGTACCCCACCGTTTGCGCCAAAACCACTTTTTGCGTGGGCCGAAGTCCCATCTTCTCTGCCAAGGCTGGCTTGTCCACCATGTTGCGCACCACCGTGGCAAGCCCCTCCGAGGCACAGAAAAGGTAGACGTTTTGGCTGATGTAGCCAGTGTCCGTGGCAGAGTAAAAATCCTTCGCCTCGGTGGGGATATTTCCCATCTTGTCATAGTCAGACA harbors:
- a CDS encoding adenylosuccinate lyase — its product is MIARYTRPRMGAIWSDEHRFATWLEVETVVCEVMAELGQIPPAAAQAIRSKGRFDVARINEIEQTVKHDVIAFLTNVGEYVGEEARYLHLGLTSSDLLDTSLALLMREAGKVLLEDLTGLRAAVRKRALEFKHTPCIGRTHGVHAEPITFGLKLAMWYDELGRAQLRLEQAVEAVSVGKISGAVGTFAYLDPRVEELVCARLGLRPAPVSTQIVQRDVHAEYLCTLALIASSLEKFAVEVRNLQRTEILEAEEYFSPGQKGSSAMPHKRNPITCERIAGMARIVRGNALAALENVPLWHERDISHSSVERVIIPDSTIILDYMLATFTDIVDRLVVYPENMLANLHKTGGLIFSQALLLALVNKGVSREQAYQWVQTNAMTAWRTGGDFRRLILDDPQVRSVLSEEEVERCFDLNHSLRHVDHIFARAGLE
- a CDS encoding trypsin-like peptidase domain-containing protein, with product MGRLARGFAMFVAGFAAATVLVSHCGQERSMGNSTPALEVAQTAAQVTSEVDSAALRRQWQITASRENAITKAVAKASPAVVGINVIQVREYQRGGLFMDDPFWDFFYPRRYRERVQSLGSGFIISPDGYIVTNEHVVHNAVEIVVTLWGGKQYKAQVVGSDFITDIALLKIDGKDLPTVSLGDSDDVIRGEWVIALGNPFGLFNINSEPSVNVGVVSNVNMDFGEQNGRVYQDMIQTDAQINGGNSGGPLLNSLGEVIGMNTWIISGSRDMSGNIGIGFAIPVNTVKRIVRELRDKGRVDREFWTGLEVDEISSMVAFALGLGARRGVVVTDVANNSPGERAGLKPGDVILEVNGKAVRTPDQIMSLISEQDLRPGDKLRLKVYRQGRTFDAEVRLERPPR